From a region of the Nothobranchius furzeri strain GRZ-AD chromosome 12, NfurGRZ-RIMD1, whole genome shotgun sequence genome:
- the LOC107373802 gene encoding fas-binding factor 1 homolog — translation MFSALAEEVKREGLDFEDSDVSEVDPEDLLKSLKNIDDMEANLLNAGAAPAQTKTLATERLKKDFSVLEAHNNSDGTDEAKRGTKKPSLNSSFAGRSFKKFSFDNDEDDGEPLGQTSDIKGTLVSLDNPLDDVLDDLLPGESQPESKPRLSKAEKSLPSALASPNLKNRTTKTSKNDVFSFTDDDNGNLIDDLGLNRDKNKKKEASFWSSKEKSNDSQRPRTRIDDILEGFTSSHLLDRPPTGERNDQIQSQEKQQQEKNSTVRDLDGDFTFGSYQPTVGSTPEGRQSRRQSVKFSTEDVSISTPEKKPKPTIRHRNSSDWLGLKTDSESDRLGDGPKEVKASVLSPKGPFSPISDRKLSVTGGQATFLTKTATGADVETKQNKSEAAKGQRKGEEEEDDWLAGALTRRKALSASNNETKTSTQQDFVGVDPAVRNQITPQTSRGIEDTLPSIRDTSPAAHSTPVREEKPNQDPQQTQRTSTAVQQQVSITADLQPQNPLLGLGSVAISEVLQKQHGDEPLQAWVIQLEGQVKVLQLERDQSRMMLENMQQRHKQDLELLESAHKTRVKLLEESAAQRETRARLECEELMERLASLTRSAEQERSDLLAQYHRKLAQAQQDRDREVDRLRDLQRKSILEMKKDHEDQLQRLKRLKDEEIDAVTSATSQTRSLTGVIEQMEQFSSRLGELSSRVESSHEHTAQGLEQGARHRDEQLRTMQDRLTQQQKATAEERTYLKDIISRMDAQLSEQQRQLEKERWKATAEQAKAESIQRGLEEERRVLTLQISMEREELERAKCALLEEQKTVMQHCAEERRKLAAEWTHFHTQEKQRHERAEREVNSLLERREGSIISLAQEQAELKLRMAELKLKEAAVSQEKEALDRLREDLDRDKERISNTALRLKTRAQEVEAFGKLASEKQEEGERALREARRSEAEHEARLQNIHSQTASLRLLEQRVLKERMQSHHLQGDETRQMLSTSPSAQNIPPVLPDSVFLPIPELSTSQNILPQSSYRSLALETSLALWKYTGDKDKDFLEEQQIFLENLKKMNHKLKTA, via the exons ATGTTCAGCGCCCTGGCGGAGGAGGTCAAGAGGGAAGGTTTGGACTTTGAG GACTCTGATGTCTCAGAGGTAGACCCAGAAGACTTGTTGAAGAGCTTGAAA AACATTGATGATATGGAGGCCAACCTGTTGAATGCGGGCGCAGCTCCTGCTCAAACAAAGACGCTCGCAACTGAACGTCTAAAAAAGGATTTTTCTGTCTTAGAAGCTCACAACAATTCAGATGGAACAG ATGAAGCGAAACGAGGAACAAAGAAGCCAAGCCTTAACTCTTCATTCGCAGGCCGTAGCTTCAAGAAGTTCTCCTTTG ataatgatgaagatgatggtgaaccTCTCGGTCAGACATCTGACATCAAAGGTACACTAGTGA GTCTCGACAATCCCCTGGATGATGTGCTTGATGACTTACTTCCAGGTGAATCCCAGCCCGAATCAAAACCTCGACTGTCCAAAGCAGAAAAATCTCTTCCATCTGCATTAGCATCCCCAAACCTGAAGAACAGAACAA CAAAGACTTCCAAAAACGACGTGTTCTCTTTTACCGACGATGACAACGGCAACCTCATAGATGATCTCGGGTTAAACAGAGACAAAAACAAGAAGAAAGAAGCTTCATTTTGGTCTTCTAAAGAGAA GAGCAATGACTCTCAGAGACCTCGTACAAGAATTGATGATATTCTCGAGGGTTTTACCTCATCGCATCTTCTAGATCGACCCCCCACAGGTGAGAGGAATGACCAGATTCAGTCCCAAGAGAAGCAGCAACAAGAGAAGAACTCTACAGTTAGAG ATTTAGATGGTGACTTCACGTTTGGTTCCTATCAGCCCACAGTGGGGTCCACCCCTGAGGGCCGGCAGTCCCGCCGACAGTCCGTTAA GTTTTCCACTGAGGATGTTAGCATCTCCACCCCAGAGAAGAAACCAAAACCCACCATCCGACACCGCAACTCCTCTGACTGGCTCGGCCTCAAGACGGATAGCGAGTCTGATCGCTTAGGAGATGGTCCCAAAGAGGTGAAAGCTTCTGTGCTCTCCCCAAAAGGCCCCTTCTCTCCCATATCAGACAGAAAGCTCTCCGTAACTGGAGGTCAAGCCACATTCCTCACCAAAACAGCAACAGGTGCTGATGTTGAGACTAAGCAGAACAAATCAGAGGCCGCTAAAGGTCAGAGGAaaggtgaggaagaggaggacgacTGGTTGGCTGGAGCGCTGACCAGGAGGAAGGCTCTGTCTGCATCCAACAACGAAACTAAAACTTCCACGCAGCAGGACTTCGTAGGAGTGGATCCAGCTGTTAG AAACCAAATCACACCTCAAACTTCCAGAGGCATAGAAGACACGCTCCCATCCATCCGGGACACCAG CCCTGCAGCTCATTCCACTCCTGTCAGAgaggagaagcccaatcaag ATCCACAGCAAACGCAGCGCACATCAACGGCTGTCCAGCAACAG GTGTCCATCACAGCTGATCTGCAGCCGCAG AATCCACTGCTGGGTTTAGGAAGTGTTGCTATCTCAGAAGTCCTGCAGAAACAACATGGAGATGAACCTTTACAAGCCTGGGTCATCCAGTTGGAGGGCCAG GTGAAGGTTCTCCAGCTGGAGCGAGACCAAAGCCGGATGATGCTAGAGAACATGCAGCAGAGGCATAAACAGgatctggagctcctggagagtgCACACAA GACTCGTGTGAAGCTGTTGGAGGAGTCTGCGGCACAGAGGGAGACCCGAGCACGGCTCGAATGCGAGGAGCTGATGGAGCGGCTGGCCTCGCTGACGCGATCCGCTGAACAGGAGCGCTCCGATCTGCTGGCTCAGTACCATCGAAAGCTGGCCCAAGCGCAGCAGGACCGAGACCGCGAGGTGGACAGACTCCGAGACCTCCAAAG GAAATCTATCCTGGAGATGAAGAAAGACCACGAGGACCAGCTGCAGAGGCTAAAGAGACTAAAGGACGAGGAGATCGACGCTGTGACAAGTGCAACATCTCAAACCAG ATCTCTGACAGGAGTGATAGAGCAGATGGAGCAGTTCTCCTCCCGCCTTGGAGAGCTCTCGTCTCGAGTGGAGAGCTCACACGAGCACACGGCTCAGGGCCTGGAGCAGGGGGCGCGGCACAGAGACGAGCAGCTCCGAA CAATGCAGGACCGCCTGACCCAGCAGCAGAAAGCCACGGCAGAGGAGAGAACTTACCTGAAGGACATCATCTCCAGGATGGACGCCCAGCTCAGCGAGCAGCAGCGGCAGCTGGAGAAG GAACGCTGGAAGGCGACAGCAGAGCAGGCCAAAGCGGAGTCCATCCAGAGGGGCTTGGAGGAAGAGCGGCGCGTCCTCACCCTGCAGATCAGCATGGAACGAGAGGAGCTGGAGAGAGCAAAG TGcgcgctgctggaggagcagaagaCTGTGATGCAGCACTGTGCAGAGGAGAGAAGGAAGCTGGCAGCCGAGTGGACCCACTTCCACACTCAGGAGAAGCAGAGGCACGAGAGAGCTGAACGAGAGGTCAACAGCCTCCTGGAGAGGAGGGAGGGCTCCATCATCAGCCTGGCACAA gaacaagctgaactgaagcttcgAATGGCAGAGCTGAAACTGAAGGAGGCAGCTGTGTCGCAAGAGAAGGAAGCTCTGGACCGACTCAGAGAAGACCTGGACAGAGACAAGGAGAGAATAAGCAACACGGCTCTGAGGCTGAAAACGCGCGCCCAGGAGGTGGAAGCCTTTGGCAAG CTCGCCTCGGAGAAGCAGGAGGAGGGGGAACGAGCGCTGCGGGAGGCGAGACGCTCAGAGGCAGAACACGAAGCACGGCTCCAAAATATTCACTCTCAAACAGCGAGCCTGAGGCTGCTGGAGCAACGTGTCCtaaag GAACGAATGCAGTCACATCATCTACagggagacgagacgagacaaatGCTGTCCACCTCACCCTCAGCTCAGAATATTCCACCAGTTTTACCAG ATTCAGTGTTTCTACCCATCCCTGAGCTGTCAACATCCCAGAATATTCTTCCACAGAGTAGCTACAGGTCACTGGCGCTGGAAACCAGTCTGGCTCTGTGGAAGTACACAGGAGATAAG GATAAAGACTTCCTTGAAGAGCAGCAGATCTTTCTAGAAAACCTCAAGAAGATGAATCACAAACTGAAAACCGCCTGA